One window from the genome of Salvia miltiorrhiza cultivar Shanhuang (shh) chromosome 7, IMPLAD_Smil_shh, whole genome shotgun sequence encodes:
- the LOC130993137 gene encoding crossover junction endonuclease MUS81 isoform X6 produces MAMNLCTKRNSLMQLKQVDYLVYRLQKAKGKAGHFGSSPRDWYSGWNCMKTLISKGLVVKSSCPAKYMLTEEGKEVARECLLRSGMLGPNKKFDGLERCSDLAQRDKVCVDLQEDLPDLEPVMAVSVAKAATNNVKKGKLSVDIPPDYLEKVTKTSQGKDISSLDRLREDDIYSLSSIPISRTDDHYAPSYSFQLRDGRTGANSSEMQRHANDASSSKNSLVHTFGRSSCPLKPCSSNNVEENVKSQLGFQGSETKPNSSATPPLAIGEKFGDVYEVVLILDNREQFAMQGSRSRKIIENICSLFQIQIEVRRLPVGDGIWIARHKYLGSEYVLDFIVERKKIDDLRHSIRDNRYRDQKMRLVRCGLKKMIYLVEGDPNSSEAAESIKTACFTTEILEGFDVQRTNGLADTLKKYGYLTQSINLYYRSLDPNQKCIEGCPPFDEFIKRCEELDKMTVSDVFGIQLMQVPQVTEEIALAVLDMYPTLLSLASAYSLLEGDVSAQEEMLKRQSNNLISGPASRNIFQLVWGG; encoded by the exons ATGGCAATGAATTTATGCACAAAAAGGAACTCATTGATGCAGCTGAAACAAGTGGATTATCTCGTGTACCGATTGC AAAAGGCAAAGGGAAAAGCTGGACATTTTGGGAGCTCACCTAGGGACTGGTACAGTGGATGGAACTGTATGAAAACACTGATAAGTAAAGGCCTTGTTGTGAAGTCCAGTTGCCCAGCTAA GTATATGCTGACAGAAGAAGGAAAAGAAGTAGCACGTGAATGCCTGTTGAGATCTGGAATGCTTGGTCCAAATAAGAAATTTGATGGGTTGGAAAGATGTTCAGATTTGGCCCAAAGAGACAAAGTGTGTGTTGATTTGCAAGAAGACTTGCCAGATTTAGAGCCTGTGATGGCTGTTTCAGTTGCAAAAGCAGCAACTAATAATGTGAAAAAGGGAAAGTTATCGGTAGATATTCCACCTGATTATCTTGAGAAG GTCACAAAAACATCTCAGGGAAAGGACATATCATCACTTGATCGCCTTCGAGAAGATGATATTTATAGTTTAAGTTCCATTCCTATATCTAGAACGGATGACCATTATGCACCTTCTTATTCGTTCCAACTTAGAGATG GTCGAACAGGGGCAAATTCGAGTGAAATGCAAAGACACGCAAATGATGCTTCTAGCAGTAAAAATTCATTGGTTCATACTTTTGGACGGAGTTCTTGTCCTTTGAAACCGTGCTCATCTAAT AATGTTGAAGAGAATGTTAAGAGTCAGCTTGGCTTCCAAGGATCAGAAACTAAACCCAACTCTTCGGCGACACCACCTTTGGCAATTGGAGAGAAGTTTGGGGATGTTTATGAAGTAGTTCTGATATTAGACAACCGGGAGCAATTTGCTATGCAAGG ATCACGTTCCAGAAAAATTATAGAGAATATATGCTCTCTGTTTCAAATTCAGATAGAG GTTAGAAGGTTGCCTGTCGGTGATGGCATTTGGATAGCTCGTCATAAGTATCTTGGAAGTGAATACGTTCTCGATTTCATTGTTGAGAGGAAGAAGATTGATGATTTGCGCCACTCGATAAGGGACAACAGATATCGAGATCAGAAAATGCGGCTTGTG CGATGTGGGCTTAAGAAGATGATATATCTGGTGGAAGGTGATCCAAATTCCTCAGAGGCAGCTGAAAGCATCAAAACGGC TTGCTTCACGACTGAGATCTTGGAGGGGTTTGATGTGCAACGAACTAATGGATTAGCTGATACATTGAAAAAGTACGGTTATCTTACTCAATCAATCAACCTATACTACAGATCTCTGGATCCCAATCAAAAGTGCATTGAGGGATGCCCTCCTTTTGATGAATTTATCAAAAGGTGTGAAGAGTTGGATAAAATGACAGTTAGCGATGTATTCGGTATCCAGCTTATGCAG GTTCCACAAGTAACGGAGGAAATTGCTCTTGCTGTTTTAGATATGTACCCAACATTGTTGTCTCTTGCTTCTGCCTATTCACTTCTT GAGGGTGATGTTAGTGCACAGGAGGAAATGCTTAAAAGGCAGAGCAACAACTTGATCAGTGGCCCTGCAAGCAGAAACATATTCCAACTAGTTTGGGGTGGCTAA